The nucleotide window TCTATTTTGTTATAGACAATTAACTGCCGCACTTCATCCGCATCGATTTGTTTTAAGACTTCATTTACGTGGTGAATAAGGTCATCACGATCATTTGCACCACAATCAACTACGTGAAGTAATAACTCAGCATCACGGGTTTCTTCCAGAGTTGAGCGGAAAGACTCGACAAGATCATGGGGCAGATCACGGATAAATCCAACCGTATCAGCCAAGATAAGGAGTTGTGTATCATGTAATTTAACACGACGCAGAGTAGGATCAAGCGTCGCAAATAACCTGTCATCAGCATAGACTTTTGCAGATGTTATTTTGTTAAATAATGTCGATTTTCCAACGTTTGTGTAACCAACAAGGGAGACAACAGGTACACCTCCACGTTGCCGTGAACGCCGCCCTTGCTCACGCTGAGATTGGACTTTTCCTAATCGTTTTTTTAGTGACTTTATTCGCTGTCCCAATAAACGACGATCCGTTTCTAACTGAGTTTCACCAGGTCCACGCAAACCAATCCCGCCTTTTTGTCTTTCAAGGTGAGTCCAGCCTCGTACCAATCTTGTTGACAAGTGTTGAAGCTGAGCGAGTTCAACCTGTAACTTACCTTCATGAGAGCGAGCTCTTCGAGCAAAGATATCAAGAATTAACCCGGTACGGCCTAATACCCGACATTTTAATTGTTGCTCAAGATTACGTTCCTGACTTGGTGATAGTTCGTGATTGAAAATGACTAAGGCAGCATGAGATGCCATGACATGCTCCGCAATCTCATCAACCTTACCACTGCCAGCAAAGAACTTGGGATCAGGACGATGACGCTTACCCTGAATTATTGCAGCAATCTTTGCACCTGTTGACCCAACTAGTTCAATAAACTCTTGTTGAGAGTCTTCATAGTCAGGATCATTGAAATTCAGATGAACCAAGACAACAGCTTCTTTTTCTGATGAATCATCAAAAGCTGTTTGAATATCCGGCCGTTCAAACAATCAAATGCTCCTATTCTTCATGATTAATATTAACATTACGAGCGGGAACAATCGTTGATATAGCATGTTTATATACCATTTGATTGACTGAGTTCTTGAGTAAGATGACAAACTGATCAAACGAATCAATCTGACCTTGTAATTTAATGCCGTTAACTAAATAAATAGAAACAGGTATATTTTCTTTCCGTAAAGCGTTCAAGAAAGGATCTTGAAGAGTCTGTGCTTTTGCCATCATTCACTCCATATATTGTTATTATTTTAAACTGCCTGAATGACTCATTCTAAAAGCCTTAACAGAATCGTCAAGCATTATTCATCAACTGTGGAACCTGCTCAAGAAGATATTGATTGACTTCATTAACAGGCAATCCATCACTACTATCAAACCATACGCCATCATTTTGAGCGCGTAACCATGTCAGTTGTCGTTTAGCCATCTGACGTGTAGCTACAATAGCGCGGTATATAAACTCATCGTAATCGTAATCTCCATCTAAATAAGACCAGGCCTGACGATAACCGACCGCACGGATTGACGGTAAGTTCATATGACAGTCGTCGCGTCGATACAATTTCTTTACTTCGTCAATAAATCCGTTAGCTACCATCTTCTGATAACGATCGGCTATTCGTTTATGAAGTACTGACCTGTCAAATGGAGAAATGATGACTTTTGTTACATCGTAAGGCAAGCCATCATGTTTGTTATGTGTTAACTCAGTCAATGTTTTACCCGTTAACTCATAAACTTCAAGTGCTCGTTGTAATCGTTGCGGATCGTTAATATGTATCCGCTCGGCAGAAACAGGGTCGATTTGTTTCAATCTATCGTGCAAAGCTTCACGCCCTAGCTGTCGCATTTCAGAGTCTAGTTTTTCTCTGATCAGACTATCCGCTGGTGGCAGATCGGCAATGCCATACTGAAGCGCTCTGAAATACAGCATTGTGCCACCAACTAGTAATGGCACCTTACCACGTGAAGTAATTTCAGCCATAAGACGAAGTGCATCATCTCTGAACTGGCCTGCAGAATAAGTCACGGATGGCTCTATAATATCAACCAAAAAATGATGATATTTTTTTAATATCTCTGGACTTGGTTTTGCTGTCCCAATATCCATCTCTTTATAGACAAGAGCTGAGTCTACACTGATAATCTCAACTGGATATTTTCTAGCAAGTTCTATAGCAAGGTCAGTTTTTCCCGCTGCAGTAGGCCCCATAATGAATATGGCAGGTGGAAGCACAGAGCGTAATTACCCCTGTTTCATAGAGTCAAAAAATTCAACATTTGTTTTTGTTGATTTAAGTCTATCCATTAAGAATTCCATTGCTTCTACCGGTTCCATTTGAGCGATGATCTTTCTCAGAATCCAAAGCTTTTGTAGATCTTCTTCGGTTGTGAGTAACTCTTCGCGACGCGTACCTGAACGGGTAACATTAATAGCTGGGTACATACGACGATCTGCCAATTTACGCTCAAGTAATACTTCCATATTACCTGTACCTTTAAACTCTTCGAAAATGACTTCATCCATACGTGAACCAGTTTCTATCAGAGCAGTGGCAATAATTGTCAGACTGCCACCCTCTTCAATATTTCTAGCGGCACCGAAAAAGCGTTTAGGTCTTTGCAGCGCATTGGCATCAACACCACCCGTCAGAACTTTACCTGACGATGGCGCCACAGTATTGTAGGCTCTTGCTAGACGTGTAATTGAATCAAGCAGGATAACGACATCATGTTTATGTTCAACCAGACGTTTGGCTTTTTCAATAACCATTTCAGCAACTTGCACATGACGAGTTGCAGGTTCATCGAAAGTACTTGAAACCACTTCACCACGAACAGAGCGCTGCATTTCAGTCACTTCTTCTGGTCGTTCATCAATCAATAAAACAATTAAGTCACTATCGGGATAATTTGAGGCGATAGATTGTGCAATAGATTGCATAATCATAGTCTTACCCGATTTTGGTGGAGCGACGATAAGACCACGCTGTCCTTTACCCAGCGGTGATGCCAGATCGATCACACGTGCTGTGAGATCTTCAGTACTGCCGTTACCGCGCTCTAATGTGAAACGCTCGTTCGGAAATAATGGTGTTAAATTTTCAAAAGGGACTTTATTGCGGGACTTATCAGGTTTTTCGTAATTGATTTCTTCGACTTTGACGAGAGCGAAATAACGCTCGCTGTCTTTCGGTGGTCGAATCTTGCCTTTAATCGTATCGCCGGTTCTTAAGTGAAAACGTCGAATCTGGCTGGGTGATACATAGACATCATCGGGACCAGCAACATAAGAATCTTCTGGTGATCTTAAAAAACCAAAACCATCAGGTAACAGTTCTAATACACCCGTAGTGATAACATCTTCACCCTGTTTAGAATGAGCTTTAACTATCGCAAATATGAGTTCTTGCTTTCGGTTTCTTGCTAAGCCCTCGAGATTCATGGAGAGAGCGAGTTCCATTAATTCAGCAGCTGACTGCTTTTTCAGTTCTGTCAGATTCATGTATTACCTAAGAATGGGATTTTGATATAGAAATGCCTTGAAACACATCGATTGATGGGTTGAATTGTCTTAATTTTGGAGGGGGTTTTAAAAACTGGAACCAAGAATAACAGTAATAAACATCGACGTCTAGTTTTATATACAAATATCTACAAATATAATGTTCGACATATTAATAGATATTAACTAACTACATTTAAAAACAACAAATACCGGCCATGTAATGTTTTAAGACAGAATATCCAACTCCTTTGAATTAGGTTCTTGTAATGGTTTCGTACCGTTATAAAGTGA belongs to Methylophaga thalassica and includes:
- the hflX gene encoding ribosome rescue GTPase HflX, translated to MFERPDIQTAFDDSSEKEAVVLVHLNFNDPDYEDSQQEFIELVGSTGAKIAAIIQGKRHRPDPKFFAGSGKVDEIAEHVMASHAALVIFNHELSPSQERNLEQQLKCRVLGRTGLILDIFARRARSHEGKLQVELAQLQHLSTRLVRGWTHLERQKGGIGLRGPGETQLETDRRLLGQRIKSLKKRLGKVQSQREQGRRSRQRGGVPVVSLVGYTNVGKSTLFNKITSAKVYADDRLFATLDPTLRRVKLHDTQLLILADTVGFIRDLPHDLVESFRSTLEETRDAELLLHVVDCGANDRDDLIHHVNEVLKQIDADEVRQLIVYNKIDNVEDISPRIERDDEGNIDRIWLSAKTGEGLELLREALKEYFPEESFSEYVEA
- the hfq gene encoding RNA chaperone Hfq; amino-acid sequence: MAKAQTLQDPFLNALRKENIPVSIYLVNGIKLQGQIDSFDQFVILLKNSVNQMVYKHAISTIVPARNVNINHEE
- the miaA gene encoding tRNA (adenosine(37)-N6)-dimethylallyltransferase MiaA yields the protein MLPPAIFIMGPTAAGKTDLAIELARKYPVEIISVDSALVYKEMDIGTAKPSPEILKKYHHFLVDIIEPSVTYSAGQFRDDALRLMAEITSRGKVPLLVGGTMLYFRALQYGIADLPPADSLIREKLDSEMRQLGREALHDRLKQIDPVSAERIHINDPQRLQRALEVYELTGKTLTELTHNKHDGLPYDVTKVIISPFDRSVLHKRIADRYQKMVANGFIDEVKKLYRRDDCHMNLPSIRAVGYRQAWSYLDGDYDYDEFIYRAIVATRQMAKRQLTWLRAQNDGVWFDSSDGLPVNEVNQYLLEQVPQLMNNA
- the rho gene encoding transcription termination factor Rho — translated: MNLTELKKQSAAELMELALSMNLEGLARNRKQELIFAIVKAHSKQGEDVITTGVLELLPDGFGFLRSPEDSYVAGPDDVYVSPSQIRRFHLRTGDTIKGKIRPPKDSERYFALVKVEEINYEKPDKSRNKVPFENLTPLFPNERFTLERGNGSTEDLTARVIDLASPLGKGQRGLIVAPPKSGKTMIMQSIAQSIASNYPDSDLIVLLIDERPEEVTEMQRSVRGEVVSSTFDEPATRHVQVAEMVIEKAKRLVEHKHDVVILLDSITRLARAYNTVAPSSGKVLTGGVDANALQRPKRFFGAARNIEEGGSLTIIATALIETGSRMDEVIFEEFKGTGNMEVLLERKLADRRMYPAINVTRSGTRREELLTTEEDLQKLWILRKIIAQMEPVEAMEFLMDRLKSTKTNVEFFDSMKQG